GCTCGCGTACAGCGCGCGGCGGACAGCTTCGACGAAAGCGGCGCGATCGCCGGCGGGAGGCTTCGGCTTCGGCCCGTGCAACTTCCGCGACGCGGCGAGGCGTTCGTCTTTCATCGCCGACAAAAACCGCGCGAATACCGCCTCGGTGATCATCGTCAGCGGCACGCCGAGATCAAGCGCGCTCTGGCTCGTCCATTTGCCGGTTCCTTTCTGGCCGGCCTTGTCGAGAATGACGTCGACCATCGGCCGTCCGGTGTCGGGATCCTTTTTCGTGAAAATGTCGGCGGTGATCTGGATCAAGTAACTGTCGAGCTCGCCGCGGTTCCATTCGGCGAAAATGCGATGCAGCTCCGCCGCGTCCGCGCCGGCGATCTCGCGCAAAAGATGATACGCCTCGCAGATCAGCTGCATGTCGCCGTATTCGATGCCGTTGTGGACCATTTTGACGTAATGGCCCGCGCCGTCCGGCCCGATGTACGCGCAGCAGGGATCGTCGCCGACTTTCGCCGCGATCGCCTCCAAGAGCGGCGCGACGGCTTCGTACGCGTCTTTCGGACCGCCGGGCATGATCGCCGGTCCGCGCAACGCACCTTCTTCCCCGCCGGAAATGCCCGCGCCGATAAACCGAATCCCTCGCGCGGCCAATTCCCGCCCACGCCGGCGCGTATCCTCGAAAAAGGCGTTGCCGCCGTCGATCAGAATATCTCCTTCCTCCAGATGAGGAAGTAGCTGTTGAATCGTCTCGTCCGTCGGTGCGCCGGCCATGACCATCAACAAGATTTTGCGCGGCCTTTCCAGCGAAGCGACGAACTCCTCCGGCGTGTACGCCGGCACGAGCCGTTTGCCGGGGTGCTCGGCGATCATTTCATCCGTTCTGCCGCGCGAGCGGTTGTACACCGCCACCGTAAACCCGCGGCTTTCCAGATTAAGCGCCAAGTTTTTCCCCATGACGGCCAGGCCGACGACGCCGATCTCTGCTTTCGCCATGACGATCCCGTCCTTTGTGCCGAAACGTTCAGATGGTCATCGCGCCGAAACCGCCGTCGACGCGGATCAGCGCTCCCGTCACGAAGCCGGACGCGCGCTCCGACGCCAAAAACACCGCAACGCCCTGCAGTTCGTGCGGCTCGCCGAACCGGTTCATCGGCGTATGTCGCATAATCGCCTCCACGCGGTCCGGGGACAAAATTTTCCGGTTTTGCTCCGCCGGGAAAAAGCCCGGAATGATCGCATTGACGCGCACGCGGTACGGCGCGAACTCCCGCGCGAGAAATTTCGTCACGTTGTTGACCGCGGCTTTCGAAGCGCTGTACGTGAACACGCGGGAAAGCGGCGGATCGGACGAAACGGACGAAATGTTGATGATGCTGCCGCCTTGCCCCTGCTCGATCATCCGTTTTCCGAAAATCTGACAAGCCAAGACGACGCTTTTCAGGTTGACGTCCATAATCGCGTCCCATTCTTCCATCGTCAGTTCGAAAAACGGCGTGGCGCTGTTTTTCCCCGGGCAGTTCATCAGTACGTCGACGCGGCCGGTCCATGAGAGCACCTCGTCCAGCACGCGGCGCAAATCGTCCGCCTTCGTCGCGTCCGCGAAAAAAGCGCGCGCGCGGGCGCCGGTTTCCCCGACGCGACGCACTGCGTCTTCGGTCGTCTGCGGATTACGGCCGACGATCGCGACGTCGGCCCCGTAAGCGCCCAGGGCGACGGCCATTGCGCTGCCCAACGTGCTGTTGCCGCCGATGACGACGGCGGTCTTTCCGGACAAGTCGAACAGATCGAGTTTCAACCGGTCGTCCCCCCCGCGCCGTTTCCGGCGTCGGCGTCCGCGGCGCGAAACGGCACCAGCGCCGGAAACATCCCCTTCAATTGATGGTACACGTCCAGATAGACGGACGTCAACTGTTCATATAACCGATGGATGCGCGCGTCGGGTTCGTGCCGGACGACCGGCTGCGCCCAACCGTCCAGCTCGTCGAACGACGCGGCGAGCCCCAGGGCGACGAACGCCAGTTTCGCCGCCCCCACTGCGGACCCTTCGACCGTGTCGGGCACGGTCACCGGGACGCCGAGCGCGTCGGCCAACATTTGCCGCCAAAGCGGCGAACGCGCGAATCCGCCGGTCGCCCGTGCCTCATGCGGCGGTCCGGCCAGTTCAGCGAGCGCGCCGGCGACGGAT
The window above is part of the Candidatus Reconcilbacillus cellulovorans genome. Proteins encoded here:
- a CDS encoding phosphogluconate dehydrogenase (NADP(+)-dependent, decarboxylating) (catalyzes the formation of D-ribulose 5-phosphate from 6-phospho-D-gluconate); translated protein: MAKAEIGVVGLAVMGKNLALNLESRGFTVAVYNRSRGRTDEMIAEHPGKRLVPAYTPEEFVASLERPRKILLMVMAGAPTDETIQQLLPHLEEGDILIDGGNAFFEDTRRRGRELAARGIRFIGAGISGGEEGALRGPAIMPGGPKDAYEAVAPLLEAIAAKVGDDPCCAYIGPDGAGHYVKMVHNGIEYGDMQLICEAYHLLREIAGADAAELHRIFAEWNRGELDSYLIQITADIFTKKDPDTGRPMVDVILDKAGQKGTGKWTSQSALDLGVPLTMITEAVFARFLSAMKDERLAASRKLHGPKPKPPAGDRAAFVEAVRRALYASKICSYAQGFAQLRVASEHYGWNLDCGSIAMIFRGGCIIRARFLQNIKDAYDRDAKLRNLLLDDYFAGKLADYQEAWREVVATAVSSGIPVPAFASALAYYDSYRAERLPANLLQAQRDYFGAHTFERVDRPGVFHFHWTS
- a CDS encoding gluconate 5-dehydrogenase, producing MKLDLFDLSGKTAVVIGGNSTLGSAMAVALGAYGADVAIVGRNPQTTEDAVRRVGETGARARAFFADATKADDLRRVLDEVLSWTGRVDVLMNCPGKNSATPFFELTMEEWDAIMDVNLKSVVLACQIFGKRMIEQGQGGSIINISSVSSDPPLSRVFTYSASKAAVNNVTKFLAREFAPYRVRVNAIIPGFFPAEQNRKILSPDRVEAIMRHTPMNRFGEPHELQGVAVFLASERASGFVTGALIRVDGGFGAMTI